A segment of the Garra rufa unplaced genomic scaffold, GarRuf1.0 hap1_unplaced_049, whole genome shotgun sequence genome:
CGATTTTCTTGTCAGTTGCCaagtatttttcttattttttatttattttattatcaaaactatttttgaaaatttttaatagttttcattttatttaataataacaacattgaGTTGCTGATTGGAGTATTCCAAATCCAAATCCAAGTCACATGAGGGATGCTACTTTAGGATGCTGCCTAAGTAGACGCACTAGAAGCAAGccagctatttatttatttatttatttaaaaatggctgAATTAAATATTCAATTAATATTCAAAAATGGCTGCTTTTCTCATTGACAATTCCTAAGGCTTTTATTCAGGTAATGCCTTGTGCATCTTAATCTGATGTGTTCAGATGAAAGTGGAAGTGGAAGGCAATCAAAAACAAGAAGGCGGGTTAATAGTTTACAGTTTATTGGAAATATAAGGGTAATCAATACACAGAACATGAGCATGAACATGTGTTGTGTCATATTATTCCAGGGTCATTGTTAAAATTCACAGAGCCCAGGATAACATTTGTATGGGTGGACCAGCTCTACCCCGGACCCATATAGCCAACACCATAAGAGGTTTCCCAAAATATTGTTGTGTGTCTGGATAATCCGAACTCAAAAGATGTAAGCCCAAAGTAAAAAGACTTTCTCTCTCAAACAGGTGTTTAACACTTCAATTGTGTAAAGCAAcacctttctttcttccttctacctctcaaatacacaaacacacacatgcaccgGCCCACCCAGTTTTCCTGTTCTCGTTCTCATTTTCACTCTTGTTCGTAGTGTGTGTCCACTGAATAGCTGTTAGGATGATATAACAGCTGATTGGTGCGTTCCTGCTCATTTTTCATTCTTTACGAACATCCGGCTGAAAACATGTCTGTCAAGGGAGCGACCTCCCGACTGATCTACCTCACTGTGTATTGATGGGGGCACAATACAGCTAATCAAGTTACGAGACAAGCACTGTAAATAAACACCGCGCTCGTCCATCTGGAGAACTAATTCATTTCAAACATGAGAAAGAGAAGGCTCTCAGCCAAAGGCTCACTTCTACATAAAACTACATAAAGTGGACTTAAGAAAGAATCTACATGAAATGTGGAACATTATAGAATCACTAGGGGTTCATGTTTTGGGGTTGAGGTTGAGAAGTGGATCATTTCAGAGTTTTGGTTAAGAGTTTAGGGTGCGAGTCTAGAATGTAGGGTGTAGTTAAAAGTTTGGGTTGAAGTTTAGAATGAGGGTGCAGGTCTAGGGAGTTGATAAAATTTAGGTTTAGAGTATTGGGTGTAGGTCTAGGGCATAGAAAAAAGTTTGGTGAATGTTTAGAATGTTGGGTGTAGGTTAACTGATTAGGGTGTAGGTCTAGGAGCCAATAAAAGGGTTGGGTAAAGGTTAACATATTAGGGTGCAGGCCTAGGGAGTTGATAAAAGTTTAGGTTATGAAGGTTGGGTGTAGGTCTAGGTGGTAGATAAACGTTTGGGTGAAGATTTAGAATGTAGGGTGTAGGTTAAGAGTCTAGGATGCAGGCCTAAGGAGTTGATAAAAGTTTAGGTTTAAAATGTTGGGTGTAGGTTAACGTTAGGGTGCAGGTCCAGGGAGTTGATAAAAGTTTAGGTTATGAAGGTTGGGTGTAGGTCTAGGGTTTAGATAAAGTTTGGGTAAGAGTTTAGAATGTTGGGTGTAGGTTAAGGGTCTAGGGTGCAGGTCCAGGGAGTTAATAAAAGTTTAGGTTTAAAATGTTGGGTGTAGGTTAACGTTAGGGTGCAGGTCCAGGGAGTTGATTAAAGTTTAGGTTATGAAGGCTGGGTGTAGGTCTAGGGTGTAGAGAAAATTTGGATGAAGGTTTAGAATGTAGGGTGTAGGTTAAGAGTCTAGGATGCAGGTCCAGGGAGTTGATACAAGTTTAGGTTTAGAGTGTTGGGTGTAGGTCTACAGCATAGATTAAAGTTTGGGTGAAGGTTTAGAATGTTGGGTGTAGGTTAACTGATTAGGATACAGGTCTAGGACCCAATAAAAGTTTGGGTGAACGTTAACAGATTAGAGTGCAGGTTTAGTTGATAAAAGTTTAGGTTATGTAGGTTGGGTGTAGGTCTAGGGCGTAGATAAAGTTTGGGTAAGGGTTTAGAATCTAGGGTGTAGGTTTAGCATGTAGGGTGTAGGTTAAGAGTCTTGGGTGCAGGCCTAGGAAATTGATATGTTTAGGTTTAGAATGTTGGGTGTAGGTTAATATAAGGGTGCAGGTCCAGGGAGTGGATGAAAGATTGGCTTTAAAATGTCGGGTGTAGGTCTAGGGTGTAGATAAAAGTTTAGGTTTAGAATGCTGTGTGTAGATCTAGGGTGTAGATAAAAGTTTGGGTAAAGATTTAGAATGTTAGGTGTAGGTTAAAAGATTAGGGGCAGGTCTAGGAGTCAGTAAAATTTTGGGTCAAGGTTTAGAATGTAGGGTGTAAAAGTTTAGGGTACAGGTCTAGGGAGTCAATTAAAGTTTAGGTTTAAAATGTAGGGTGTAAGTCTAGGGCAGGGATGGGCAACTTTGGTCCTAGTGGGCCACTATCCTGCAGGGTTTAGCTCAAAcgcacctgaacaagctaatcaatgtcttcctgatcactagaaagctacaggcaggtgaggtGTGTTTGGTTAGGGTTGGAACTAAAaactgcaggacagtggcccttcaGGACTAAAGTTGCCCATCACTGGTCTAGAGTGTAGGTAAAAGTTTGAGTGAAGGTTTAAAATGTTGGGTGTAGGTTACCAGATTAAGGTAAAGGTCTAGGGTGTAGataaagtttttaaaatgttgGGTGTAGGTCTATGGTGCAATTAAAAGTTTGAGTGAAGGTTTACAATGTTGGGTGTAGGTTAACAGTTTAGGATGGAGGTCTGGGGAGTAGACCTAAAGTAAAGTTTAAGTATAGAATATTGGGTGTAGGTCTAGGGTGTagtttaaagtttgtttgaaggTTTAGAATGTTGGGTATTGGGAGTAGGTCAAATTTAGGTAAATAATTCCGGGTTTACATTAAGAGTTTAGGTTTTAAGGCCAGGAGTCTTAGGAGTCTAAACTTTGCTGTTGAAGAGCTACCTTCCTGCAGTCTTCAGCTCCAAACGTGCTTCAACACACTAGCCTTACTTTCACGTAATCCTGAGCACCTTGATTAGCTGTTTGAATAGGACTGGAGCTAAAATCTGCATAATTGGTAGCCCTCCAGGAGCGTTATTGGCTACCCCTTTGTATGCATATGTAGGGGTTGGTTAAGGGTTTAAGGTGTAGGGTAAGAGGGTAAGGTTAACATGTGGGTCTCTATACACTCCAGGGAAGGTCATCATCAGGGAATTTCTTTTCATTGTTTGGAAAGAAATCTCTTCCAAACATGTCATCGCATTTGTCTGGGTACAACAAAAACCCGCTGAATGTGCTGCTGCCCTCGCTGCCGGTGAACATGCCATTAGTGTTGGTGTCTTTCACCTGCAGCCACACCCAGTCACCCTGGCTCAGACTCATCACCACCTGCTGAGAGGCGGTGTTCATTTCCACTGGTGTAGTTGTCCTCACCACGGCCTCGAAGTTGTGGAAGAGTCCGACCTTTATCATACGTGTGGACACTTGCAGATGGTAGCTAAACACGTAGGTTCCGTTAACTGGAGCGGTGTAGACACCGTTATCAGGGTTGTAGTTCTGGTTTAAGTTGGAGATGATGCGTTTGAAAGGCACTGGGCGGCTCGGTGAAGGAAAGGAGGTCAGTAAAGCGGCGGAGAAACCAGATTGCACGGTGGGTGAACAAGGTCCGGGTATACCAGTCATTCCCATATCTCCCTGATCCCCTTTAGATCCTGTGGCTCCAGTCGGACCCTGCGGCCCTGTCAGGCCAATGTCTCCCTTCTCACCCTTTTCACCTGTTTGACCCTGGGCTCCTGGAGCCCCATCCTCACAATCGCACAGGCCTTGTGGACCTTGGTCACCCTTGTCCCCTGGTACACCTGGAACGCCACGCTCCCCTGCTACACCCGGATCACCCTTTAACCCTTTGGGACCAGGTTCTCCATTCAGCCCAGGTAACCCTCGTGCACCTGCAGGGCCGGGAAGACCCGGTTCGCCTGCCGGCCCTGGTATGGGCTCACAGGTTTCCGGGCACTGACCGTCCTCTCCCTTTGGACCCTGGTCTCCCACTGGACCGTCCACACCACGGTCACCCTTCTCGCCTGAGAAGCAGATATACAAACATGGTCACCAAGGGCCATGTTAGGCATTGTGTGTATGTAAATTGTAATACATTAGGGAAGAGTCACTGACCTTTGAATCCCCTGTCTCCCTTCGGCCCCGAAGCTCCAAGAGGACCAACGTCGCCCTTATCTCCTGCTTCGCCTTTCTCACCTGTGGGTGTGTGAAGTACGTTACTACCGCAGCTCACTCAAGCTAAAACTAGAACTAACTAGAGGTAAAATGCATAGTATGATACTTGTTAAGGCTTACCCTTTATGCCAGGACGTCCTGTGAATCCTGGACGGCCAGGAAGCCCAGTTAGGCCTCTATGACCTGGACTACCAGGAACTCCTGTGAGTAGCAGATTCAGTCAGTAAAACGTATAAGCGTAAACAACGAACAGAGTATGAGAAAAATGCTGTGAAGTTTGTACCTGGCAGTCCACGGTCGCCTCTGTCTCCTTTCTGGCCTCGGTTTCCGGAGCAAGCGGAACAGATACAGAACCAGGGAACCTGGTCGGCTGTGGGTGGAACTGGAGCCTCCAGAATCATCTGACAATAGGATAAATCTGGCTCTACGGATCCCCCCTGCGTCACGTTGTCAGTGGGCAATAACCCTAGTTCAGTTGCACGGAATTCGGGAGGGATAGCACACTGGcctaaagacaaaaaaaacaacaccCCCAGGATACTCCTCATGTCCTGTAAACAAAATCGTAGAGTTAAATCTAATTACAAAATACCTTTAAAAACGCTGGGTGGTTTTACAATTAAGAGAATGCTTTTTCAGACTTTCTACTTTAAAATTGCATGTTGTGAAATATAACAACTAGCAACTTCCAGTGATAAATGTACCCATTTTGAAATGTGAAAAAAAGCATAATATAGGAATTTGAA
Coding sequences within it:
- the LOC141315904 gene encoding uncharacterized protein gives rise to the protein MSFCGDPCSCSGSLSDDSASAAAAPTAAILRSSPRDSHSQTCSSGTGLTAPPHGQTEHCSREKRRACAAYRTELLELRLKRILRVCVCERSDPDRVGGLPCSHASLYYKSSPETHQLSPVTVLTEPRLLSHCCDMRSILGVLFFLSLGQCAIPPEFRATELGLLPTDNVTQGGSVEPDLSYCQMILEAPVPPTADQVPWFCICSACSGNRGQKGDRGDRGLPGVPGSPGHRGLTGLPGRPGFTGRPGIKGEKGEAGDKGDVGPLGASGPKGDRGFKGEKGDRGVDGPVGDQGPKGEDGQCPETCEPIPGPAGEPGLPGPAGARGLPGLNGEPGPKGLKGDPGVAGERGVPGVPGDKGDQGPQGLCDCEDGAPGAQGQTGEKGEKGDIGLTGPQGPTGATGSKGDQGDMGMTGIPGPCSPTVQSGFSAALLTSFPSPSRPVPFKRIISNLNQNYNPDNGVYTAPVNGTYVFSYHLQVSTRMIKVGLFHNFEAVVRTTTPVEMNTASQQVVMSLSQGDWVWLQVKDTNTNGMFTGSEGSSTFSGFLLYPDKCDDMFGRDFFPNNEKKFPDDDLPWSV